CAACAAAGGTTTTGAAAATCGTTAAAGATGCCTCTGAATCGTACTCAAAAGAACCGGAAAGCATGCACAAATTAAGCACGGATCTGCTCCTATTTTCTTTCTAAAAATAAAAAACTGTAAGGATAGGGGTTTTTCTCGTCGGGTTCGCCATCAATACGTTTTACTTCTTGCCACGCTTCGAGGTCGAAGGCGGGAAAATAGACGTCGCCTTTGAATGTCGCGTGGATCTGTGTAAGGTAGAGTCGATCGGCGTGGGGCAGAAAGGCTTCATAGATAGGTGCGCCGCCACAGATCATGAGTTCCTCGGTTCCTTCATAAAGTTTGAGAATTTCTGCTACCGAATGTGCGACGATACACCCTTCTGGTGCTTGATAAGTCCTGTTTCGTGTGAGAATGATGTTCTGCCGCTTGCCGAGTGGACGTTTCAACGTCTCAAAGGTCTTGCGTCCCATAACAACGGATTTGCCGATTGTCATATCACGAAAATGCCGTCGGTCGGCTGGCATTTGCCATGGGATATCGGGTCCATTACCGATGAGCCGATTTTTATCCATTGCGGCAATCATTGAAACTACCATATCTTAAGATTCTACTCCTTCCTCTTGTTCTCCTGCCTCTATTCCGCTCAAGACCTGTTCAGCGAAATGGATCACTGTCTCTTTTAACATACGGGGTACGAGTTTGATATGCCCTTCCCGTTCCCACTCAATCCCGAATTCTTCTGCGTTCACAAGGTCGTCAATTCCAGTCTGGATGGCCTCCCGATCAATTTCAAAGTGTTCGGCGAGTTCCGTGAGGTCGAGAGGTTCTTCGGTTTGGAAAGCGAGAACTTCTATCCAGAGCCACATGCCCAACCGACGTGCGAATTGCGGCAGATTTTCGGCTGTGTCCACTAAGCGGGTAATTGATGCGAGGCAGTAGGCAGCGTGGTGAGGGTAATTGATTATAATCTCTTCAAATTCCTCGAAAATGAGTTGAATGAGAAATAGTCCTTCCTCTCGTAATGTGAGTTCGTTCGGGACTGGAGGGTTACCGTTCTGTTCTGAATTGCTTAAATTGCCGTGGTTTCGTTTTTTCTGTGTCATTCTCTCCCTAAATACTGCTTCTTGTTAGAAGTTATAATGAGAGGTATCTGCTTTTGTTTTGATTCCTCTTTCAGACGATCATAGGCGCGTAAATCGTCCCGTGGTGTTGGTAGTCTACCAATTGAATGTGTTGCATCTTGAAAGCGTCAATCGACGTAATTTTCGGATTCAGTTCGAGTTTCGGAAGTGGATAAGGTTTCCGTTCCAGTTGGGTTTTGACGACTTCAAGGTGTTCATGATAGATGTGTGCATCGCCTAATGTGTGGATGAATTCATGAGGTGTAAAGCCTGTTACCTGTGCGACCATGTGTAGAAGGAGCGCATACGAGGCGATATTAAACGGGACGCCTAAGAACATATCACAACTCGGTTGATACATCTGCAGCGATAGCTTGCCGTTTGCGACGACGAATTGGAAACACATGTGACAGGGAGTCAATGCCATCTCATCTAATTCGGCTGGGTTCCACGCTGTAACAATATGTTTACGGCTATGCGGGTTCGTCTGAAGTTGTTTGATGACTCTATCTAACTGATCGATTGTGCCGTTTTC
This is a stretch of genomic DNA from Candidatus Poribacteria bacterium. It encodes these proteins:
- a CDS encoding dihydrofolate reductase, translated to MVVSMIAAMDKNRLIGNGPDIPWQMPADRRHFRDMTIGKSVVMGRKTFETLKRPLGKRQNIILTRNRTYQAPEGCIVAHSVAEILKLYEGTEELMICGGAPIYEAFLPHADRLYLTQIHATFKGDVYFPAFDLEAWQEVKRIDGEPDEKNPYPYSFLFLERK
- a CDS encoding SMC-Scp complex subunit ScpB, whose amino-acid sequence is MTQKKRNHGNLSNSEQNGNPPVPNELTLREEGLFLIQLIFEEFEEIIINYPHHAAYCLASITRLVDTAENLPQFARRLGMWLWIEVLAFQTEEPLDLTELAEHFEIDREAIQTGIDDLVNAEEFGIEWEREGHIKLVPRMLKETVIHFAEQVLSGIEAGEQEEGVES
- a CDS encoding thymidylate synthase; the encoded protein is MEQYIEGLRQVFDTGIDREGRNGVTRALFGMQMRYNMEDGFPAVTTKKLAFRSVKAELLGFLRGYDHVDQFQKLGTQIWDANAEAWGREGYLGRIYGVQWRRWKTENGTIDQLDRVIKQLQTNPHSRKHIVTAWNPAELDEMALTPCHMCFQFVVANGKLSLQMYQPSCDMFLGVPFNIASYALLLHMVAQVTGFTPHEFIHTLGDAHIYHEHLEVVKTQLERKPYPLPKLELNPKITSIDAFKMQHIQLVDYQHHGTIYAPMIV